From one Amphiura filiformis chromosome 13, Afil_fr2py, whole genome shotgun sequence genomic stretch:
- the LOC140167610 gene encoding uncharacterized protein encodes MSKAEKAALNQLKNNKSIVITPLDKGKACAVVSRDQYIKEAHRQLSAFQYQKIDHDMTADTAKMADEIVEDLFAEKCIDKHAREYLLSDNNDIKVPSLYLLVKAHKPKPKDSDFCGRPIISGCRSPTKLLSEYLDYFLLPLVQEQETYLKDSPELIKILANLKLPQDITLVTADVTSLYTNIPQDQCLEIVVDRLEKSNKRYQIPKPPPHLVRRILELILKRNCFELMMNSIFRL; translated from the coding sequence ATGTCTAAAGCTGAAAAAGCTGCATTAAATcaactcaaaaacaacaaatctATTGTCATTACACCCCTTGATAAGGGTAAGGCATGTGCCGTGGTCTCTCGTGATCAATACATCAAAGAAGCGCATAGACAATTGTCGGCGTTTCAATACCAGAAAATCGATCATGACATGACAGCGGACACCGCCAAAATGGCGGATGAAATAGTTGAAGATTTGTTTGCTGAGAAATGCATAGACAAACATGCAAGAGAATATCTACTTTCTGATAACAATGACATCAAGGTACCAAGCCTATATCTACTGGTCAAAGCCCATAAACCTAAACCCAAAGATAGTGATTTTTGTGGCAGACCAATTATATCAGGATGTCGGTCACCGACCAAACTCTTATCAGAATATTTAGACTATTTTCTACTACCACTAGTCCAAGAACAAGAAACGTATCTCAAAGACTCGCCTGAACTTATCAAAATTCTAGCAAACTTAAAACTACCGCAAGATATAACATTAGTAACAGCGGACGTTACAAGTTTGTATACCAATATACCACAGGATCAATGTCTTGAGATTGTTGTTGACCGCTTAGAAAAATCAAACAAACGCTACCAAATTCCGAAACCCCCACCACATCTAGTACGAAGAATTCTTGAACTTATCCTCAAACGTAACTGCTTTGAGTTAATGATGAATTCTATCTTCAGATTGTAG